One part of the Hippoglossus hippoglossus isolate fHipHip1 chromosome 11, fHipHip1.pri, whole genome shotgun sequence genome encodes these proteins:
- the LOC117770910 gene encoding uncharacterized protein LOC117770910 isoform X4, with protein sequence MEEQKPPPEKDAVEHILARKDKSSLRHRFIDHFKGKGLANSQLDVRDGSPQEMMESVTLQPDDASCSKQDESALITDEHSSDEEYLPNEDIQEPKEPTFARKNYCYVCGKGMTKLTRHFLRHADEETEIAGAFALPIYSKERKRLFEDLRNRGNYKHNQEVLRNNSGELKLKRRPSKANVSAKAFALCLHCKGLYKRRDLSRHVERCHSRKRSCPVNSTSTIPFTRDVQDFYRYLETTSASAIKTLKMYENPQVYNVLSKLTLAQLTVLNKGAPEVSKMSLKSFQERDDSTRVLSKHFIRINVVSKNRLKVAVLLTPELVSAITLLVDKRQNCGVHEDNPFLFAKPDRTDSSVYSGVHCIRSFSNLCEAKNPEHLRLVHLHKHIARVFQILNLENNELDHLAKLLGRDIRADRDYYRLPGAAVELAKIAKLLLAMEKGALEKFKGISLDEMEIEDELEPDVEMCKPKDSDTEEDSDESDVPPLQNENVKRPCRKRTPEKDALEHIKTRRDKPFLQEMLIDTIKGKGVFTHQSIEPSSFVVEYRGNISTRTETRGKERGDTLNNYLFDFSWNGTNWRVDASKSHGGFGRLVNDDHVSPNCEMKKIVFEEKPHLCLFAVKEIHRGEEITYDYGDSSYPWRSTTTSEELNSTQTHLKDAASSPEDEMVVDFEAFSSEESCGDDEYVPGPDEEPSSVEYDNEVKDDDEQKNNPDVVDSSEQQPTDDSPVQQEDDSNDHPPERDAINLSPANKNYCYVCGKPQSKISRHLLTHRHEEADIAQVFALRRNSKERKKQMDDLRKRGNYKHNQEVLKTCCGELKVSKRSKVSLTNSNLFAPCLYCKGMYSRKLMWRHVRKCSNKLFKGAIGPKTKVLTLVATTVSTEPREMTSYVRDVLKNLNNDEISSAVREDCYLLRLAQCLCFTNKTKKQSEYIRRKLREMGRVLLRLRKKSISCFEDAVKPENFSKVVEAVKELSGFREETQSCDRPTFAQKLGETLKKIGDISYAVALKEDADKETIHQAETFMRLCAEEWGPRSKSFIKNPSTILFTQDAQLLYQCIEKTAASAVQSLTMYESPPVYNALLRVTLAQAAILNANVFKKVPRVTLKSFQERDDAELHTDASVGRSQLEQILCKRFVTINVMSKAERKGHDKEIALMLTPELLSAITLLVSKRESCGVHALNSFLFARPVAIRTSFYQGQTCISLFVARCGAKNLETQRPALFRKHMVRTYQILSLTNDELDQLAKLLARDIQTDRDYYQKPEAAGDIAKISELLSEMENGSVERFEGKSFEDIEIPDELQPDLKECDSDNNDANEDCEDAESSVLSRDSSPQKRVSSSKKRGRRKRKKSESEESVQDEEEHDEGDAESDDQSEEVPAKCAEETPSRGNEEATNVSFSDEDMNVDFDMDEDTDDDVRNDNRDGDVGSDGSAAMPPRTQVKGRTEQDEDVSDNKKERSPHKNSTDTDPEETMDVDAEETDKVTGGEGADGREVDTSGSSAALNTEKKKRLLAQMNGMKKVKVLIPKLDINLQNPVHISQLPPAFKKWLEKDQPLQDDDNEPETSSSSTDAKNHPTTEEATYMTCSHCEKSMMKGQTAYQKKGFTHVFCSKSCLFEKFPVNKPDTKTCHSCHKAITQPLDLVMAVVDAQGTVKDFCALTCLCLFKSVHAPAQTPQSLCSMCNKSCAATCELSLTQAVHKFCNKSCLDGFCRDNMPACDNCSSHCRKQPLMLELEEDGTKTICSEECLTEFKEKTETPQPCSMCLTSQQMSDMVNYKSIEGTVKLFCNRGCMVSYQLKPAAQENKRKAWLKKKKKGQQTKQKPNTEGVSVDSGSTAEEPTLISAASCVSCRTCETRMMKGQTVYQLKSSSDVFCSASCFTQMNPHIKVVTKHCHNCFQVILQPLKVILAPVGDVGTMKELCGETCLASVNSRMSTAVLKTQPQVGYHKVNNLTAPQCDICASTCTDDQFLLKMEDSRVCSKECLVKFKEKVKTPQMCPMCQTSHQLSDMVEDKDQDGRLDFFCSNRCSVVYKAQFLTQSAKTSSSSEERNIKDVTPKDVKPKLDFIKQEPVDEGYNQNLPPGVATEHIKDEPNVTKDLKTDPVFFLTTDSPPSEDTSLCHVDLKLSCLSCKKTLMDGETVYQRKDHADIFCSTACILTFYQMKPVRKTCQFCLEEVRESQDVLQFPVEPEGTLKDFCSRACLSSFNYKKVVSTKIPIVPLASHSQCSMCGRYCISKHEIIKQGLVHKICSDPCFFRFCNMNNLSLCQNCHCRCNTLLTLKMKEGSKKLCTAACVAQVKKTIRTLQPCVMCQSSCPASDMVETITSENVVELFCTNSCVMAAKIQAASVSGAPLNCDNCGRNTLPACHLAMPDATIRNFCTLACAMTFKETQKDTSAPSHLSGASDPTTSDFLKPPENLLCPQCRRIIRTSPKVVQQKGKVTFVCSLACSQEFKRVTNITTTCEYCRTEGIARDAKRIDSKDCFFCSDGCKILFSHELERKWGKHCDSCAYCRSGSRTVLTANYAGKKEEFCSEVCMSKYNMLYCCYAKCDTCSHKGKLRESLSMLGEVKHFCDLRCVLHFCNKRLQVVNTDSSSPESAGAAASSPIITSVISLSSTTQHASSSPESSRQAESSPVITSVVSLASHLARRNKTSSSTTQHESVPEIQTKVVGHASVQTAPRELKNKSVLCSPLVHNKGVSCTTATVDAEAQTDNFVPQVIVLPLPVPAYVPLPMNMYSQYTPQPVGLPVPLPVPIFLPVALDRPDPATKERVEPPEADLHLRSETGTQQDDRSGRENGLRAEELTTEDERQETQDLNEHTSSFDDDLDKNDLGSFNLQEHSFTDVSLWSPGQPHTPAPPPIREEPASSAPAPPPSQQTLLSKVHNKNEGPKLPQLCKATKEETFQRDLSKLMSRKQHKQKSQCGIDAWKRWIQGRKSQTNLDPVSFKENVLLCSAAELSDGLCCFVNEVKQADGEPHPPDSLFYLCLSIQQFLFENDRMENIFSDVIYSQFTTEFTKILKRLKPSVTAAGYVQSCVEEEFLWECKQLGAYSPIVLLNTLLFFCCKNFGFTTVEQHRQLSFTQLTCCTRTNLNHTRTTSLRFYPPISTTEALPDGVPAKKRKKDNVENFLEMMENTENPLHCPVRLYEFYLSKCSESVKQRSDWFFLWSRSLLCSQQPPLVLLFPTGWRHHGGHARSNPHSPRAAGQKVAELRPNGQQTTPRSHVFVKVVKNILSDRNCKEETSSSRLPVLTQFTSLQSLHIHVLFLVSFQSVECQHFQL encoded by the exons ATGGAGGAGCAGAAACCCCCCCCAGAGAAAGATGCTGTGGAACACATACTTGCTCGTAAAGACAAATCCTCGCTGAGGCATCGATTCATAGACCACTTTAAAG ggAAAGGACT TGCCAACAGTCAGTTGGACGTCAGGGACGGTTCACCTCAAGAGATGATGGAGTCGGTTACGCTGCAACCAGACGATGCTTCATGCAGCAAGCAGGACGAGTCGGCTCTGATCACTGATGAACACAGCTCGGATGAAGAATACTTACCCAATGAGGATATACAGGAGCCCAAAGAGCCAACCTTCGCCAGGAAAAATTATTGTTATGTTTGTGGGAAAGGAATGACTAAACTCACTCGTCATTTTTTAAGACATGCTGATGAAGAAACTGAGATTGCTGGAGCCTTTGCATTGCCCATATATTCTAAGGAACGGAAAAGGTTATTTGAGGATTTAAGAAACAGAGGAAATTACAAACATAATCAAGAGGTGTTGAGGAACAACAGCGGAGAGTTAAAACTTAAAAGACGACCGTCAAAAGCGAATGTTAGTGCTAAAGCATTTGCACTCTGTCTGCATTGTAAAGGCTTGTACAAACGTAGGGATCTGTCTAGGCATGTAGAGAGATGCCATTCTAGGAAAAGGTCATGCCCT GTAAACAGCACGTCTACGATACCGTTCACACGTGATGTGCAGGATTTCTACAGGTACCTAGAAACGACATCAGCGTCTGCCATCAAAACCCTGAAGATGTATGAAAACCCACAGGTCTACAATGTACTCTCCAAACTGACGCTTGCACAGTTGACCGTCTTAAACAAAGGTGCACCTGAGGTTTCTAAAATGTCACTGAAGTCATTCCAGGAGCGGGACGACTCCACTCGAGTGTTGTCCAAGCACTTCATCAGGATAAATGTTGTGAGCAAGAATAGACTAAAAGTTGCTGTTTTGTTGACACCTGAGCTCGTCAGTGCAATCACACTGCTTGTGGACAAGAGACAGAACTGTGGCGTACACGAAGACAACCCTTTCCTGTTTGCAAAGCCCGACCGCACTGATTCAAGCGTCTACAGTGGAGTGCACTGCATCAGGAGTTTCTCAAATCTGTGTGAAGCAAAAAACCCAGAGCATCTCAGGTTGGTGCATCTCCACAAGCACATTGCAAGAGTGTTCCAGATTCTCAACCTGGAGAACAATGAGCTGGATCACCTGGCGAAGCTGCTGGGTCGTGACATTCGGGCTGACAGGGATTACTACCGTTTGCCAGGGGCGGCGGTGGAACTGGCAAAAATTGCGAAACTACTTCTGGCAATGGAAAAGGGTGCTCTTGAAAAATTCAAAGGAATCTCTCTGGATGAAATGGAGATTGAGG ATGAGTTGGAGCCGGATGTGGAGATGTGCAAACCAAAAGACAGTGATACTGAAGAGGACAGCGACGAATCAGATGTTCCACCTCTGCAGAACG AAAATGTGAAACGGCCATGCAGAAAGCGGACTCCTGAGAAAGATGCCCTGGAGCACATAAAGACCCGCAGAGACAAACCGTTCCTACAGGAAATGTTGATTGACACGATCAAAG GAAAAGGTGTTTTCACCCATCAGTCCATCGAACCATCCAGCTTTGTTGTTGAGTATCGGGGGAACATCTCCACTCGCACTGAGACCCGGGGAAAAGAACGTGGCGATACTTTGAACAATTACCTGTTTGACTTTTCGTGGAATGGAACAAACTGGCG TGTCGATGCGTCGAAAAGCCACGGAGGGTTTGGGAGACTCGTGAATGATGACCACGTTAGTCCCAACTGTGAGATGAAGAAGATAGTTTTTGAGGAGAAGCCGCACTTGTGCCTGTTTGCAGTGAAGGAAATACATCGAGGCGAGGAGATAACTTACGACTACGGGGACTCGTCGTACCCCTGGCGCTCGACG ACAACCAGTGAGGAATTgaattcaacacaaacacacttgaaaGATGCTGCATCTTCACCGGAGGATGAAATG GTGGTGGACTTTGAAGCCTTTAGTTCTGAAGAATCCTGTGGTGATGACGAGTATGTCCCTGGCCCTGATGAAGAGCCAAGCAGCGTTGAATACGACAATGAAGTCAAAGATGATGACGAGCAGAAGAACAATCCAGATGTCGTAGATTCTTCTGAACAGCAACCCACTGATGATTCCCCCGTCCAGCAGGAGGACGACTCCAATGACCATCCCCCTGAGAGAGATGCCATAAACCTTTCCCCCGCCAACAAAAACTATTGTTACGTTTGCGGGAAACCTCAGTCCAAAATTTCTCGTCATCTTTTGACCCATAGACACGAGGAGGCCGACATCGCTCAAGTGTTTGCACTACGTCGAAATTCCAAAGAACGAAAAAAGCAAATGGACGACCTACGAAAAAGAGGAAATTACAAACATAATCAGGAGGTGTTGAAGACTTGCTGTGGAGAACTGAAAGTGTCGAAAAGATCTAAAGTGTCCCTTACAAATAGTAACTTGTTTGCCCCCTGTCTGTACTGTAAAGGCATGTATAGTCGTAAGCTAATGTGGCGACATGTGCGAAAGTGCTCAAACAAGTTATTTAAGGGTGCAATAGGTCCCAAGACCAAAGTTTTAACTTTGGTTGCTACCACAGTGTCAACAGAGCCGAGAGAAATGACATCATATGTGAGGGACGTTTTAAAGAACCTGAATAACGATGAGATTTCATCTGCGGTGCGGGAGGATTGTTACTTGCTGCGTCTGGCACAGTGTttgtgcttcacaaataaaacgAAAAAACAATCAGAGTACATTAGACGGAAGCTGAGGGAAATGGGAAGGGTCCTGTTAAGGTTAAGGAAAAAGTCGATAAGTTGCTTTGAAGATGCTGTCAAGCCTGAAAACTTCAGCAAAGTGGTTGAAGCCGTCAAGGAGCTCAGTGGTTTCAGGGAAGAGACACAGTCTTGTGACAGACCAACTTTTGCGCAGAAGTTGGGAGAGACGCTCAAGAAGATTGGGGACATAAGTTACGCCGTAGCTTTGAAAGAGGATGCTGACAAAGAGACAATACACCAAGCAGAGACATTTATGAGGCTGTGTGCCGAAGAATGGGGCCCCCGATCAAAATCCTTTATAAAAAACCCATCGACCATACTGTTCACCCAGGACGCGCAGCTTTTATACCAGTGCATTGAGAAGACAGCAGCGTCTGCAGTCCAGAGCCTGACGATGTACGAAAGCCCCCCAGTCTACAATGCACTTCTCAGAGTGACACTTGCACAAGCGGCGATCTTGAATGCAAACGTGTTCAAAAAAGTGCCACGAGTAACCCTGAAGTCATTCCAGGAGAGGGACGACGCCGAGCTTCACACAGACGCGTCTGTTGGCCGGTCACAGCTCGAACAGATTCTCTGCAAGCGCTTTGTGACGATCAATGTGATGAGCAAAGCTGAAAGAAAGGGTCACGATAAAGAAATTGCTCTTATGTTGACGCCAGAACTACTGAGCGCAATAACACTGCTGGTGAGCAAGAGAGAATCATGTGGTGTACATGCACTGAATTCCTTCTTATTCGCTAGACCTGTCGCCATACGTACAAGCTTCTACCAGGGGCAAACGTGCATCAGCCTCTTTGTGGCCCGGTGCGGTGCAAAGAACCTTGAGACCCAAAGGCCCGCGCTGTTTCGGAAGCACATGGTAAGAACTTACCAGATCCTGAGCCTCACAAACGACGAGCTTGATCAGCTTGCCAAGTTGCTGGCCCGCGACATTCAGACCGACCGGGACTATTATCAGAAGCCAGAGGCGGCTGGAGACATCGCGAAAATATCAGAGCTCCTCTCAGAAATGGAGAACGGATCTGTTGAGAGATTTGAAGGAAAATCCTTTGAGGACATTGAGATTCCAG ATGAACTGCAGCCGGATTTGAAGGAGTGCGATTCTGACAACAATGACGCCAATGAGGACTGTGAAGATGCAGAAAGTTCAGTTCTGTCAAGAG ACTCATCACCTCAAAAAAGAGTTTCCTCCTCGAAGAAACGCGGCCGAcgcaagaggaagaagagtgaaaGTGAAGAGTCTGTGCAAGATGAAGAGGAACATGATGAGGGGGACGCAGAGAGTGATGACCAGTCGGAGGAGGTTCCCGCCAAGTGTGCCGAGGAGACACCGTCTCGTGGCAACGAAGAGGCAACAAACGTTTCTTTCAGTGATGAGGACATGAACGTGGACTTCGATATGGACGAAGACACCGATGACGACGTCAGAAATGACAACCGTGATGGAGACGTTGGATCAGATGGATCAGCAGCAATGCCTCCGAGGACACAAGTGAAAGGACGCACAGAGCAGGACGAGGACGTCAGTGATAATAAGAAAGAGCGCTCACCACATAAGAACTCCACTGACACAGACCCTGAAGAGACCATGGACGTcgatgcagaggaaacagacaaaGTGACGGGAGGGGAAGGAGCTGACGGCAGGGAAGTGGATACAAGTGGTTCCTCTGCCGCCTTAAACACAG aaaagaagaaaaggttATTAGCGCAAATGAATGGGATGAAGAAAGTGAAGGTGTTAATCCCAAAACTGGACATT AATTTGCAGAATCCAGTCCACATTTCCCAGTTACCACCTGCGTTTAAGAAGTGGCTGGAGAAAGATCAGCCGCTCCAGGACGACGACAACGAGCCCGAAACATCTTCCAGTTCCACAGATGCCAAAAATCATCCCACAACTGAAGAG GCCACATACATGACGTGCTCCCACTGTGAGAAGAGCATGATGAAGGGACAAACCGCTTACCAGAAGAAGGGATTCACACACGTCTTCTGTTCTAAAAGTTGCCTCTTCGAGAAGTTCCCCGTCAACAAGCCAGACACCAAGACCTGTCACTCCTGTCACAA GGCGATAACGCAGCCTCTGGACCTCGTCATGGCCGTAGTCGACGCTCAAGGGACTGTGAAGGACTTCTGCGCTCTGACCTGCCTGTGCCTTTTCAAGTCCGTACATGCGCCTGCCCAAACACCACAGTCCCTCTGCAGCATGTGCAACAAGTCCTGCGCT GCCACGTGTGAGTTGTCTTTAACGCAGGCTGTCCACAAGTTTTGCAACAAATCCTGTTTGGACGGTTTCTGCCGGGACAACATGCCGGCCTGTGATAACTGCAGCTCCCACTGCCGGAAGCAGCCGCTgatgctggagctggaggaagacGGCACGAAGACCATCTGCAGTGAGGAATGTCTGACGGAATTTAAAGAG AAAACCGAAACCCCCCAACCGTGCTCCATGTGCCTCACGTCTCAGCAGATGTCAGACATGGTCAACTACAAAAGCATCGAGGGCACAGTGAAGCTCTTCTGCAATCGCGGCTGTATGGTTTCATACCAACTGAAGCCTGCAGCTCAAG AAAATAAACGCAAAGCttggttgaaaaaaaagaaaaaaggccaACAGACCAAACAAAAACCGAATACT GAAGGTGTGAGCGTTGATTCAGGCTCCACTGCTGAGGAACCAACACTCATCAGCGCAGCCTCGTGTGTCTCCTGTCGCACCTGTGAGACGAGGATGATGAAGGGCCAAACAGTTTATCAGCTGAAGAGCTCGTCGGACGTGTTCTGTTCGGCCTCCTGCTTCACTCAAATGAATCCACACATCAAAGTCGTCACCAAACACTGCCACAACTGCTTTCA GGTGATACTGCAGCCTCTCAAAGTCATCCTGGCTCCAGTGGGTGATGTAGGAACAATGAAGGAGCTGTGCGGCGAGACCTGCCTCGCGTCTGTCAACTCCAGGATGAGCACGGCCGTCCTGAAGACCCAACCGCAAGTCGGCTACCACAAAGTCAACAACCTGACTGCGCCTCAATGTGACATCTGCGCCTCCACCTGCACCGACGACCAGTTCCTGCTGAAGATGGAGGACAGCAGAGTCTGCAGCAAAGAATGTCTGGTCAAGTTCAAAGAG AAAGTCAAGACGCCTCAGATGTGCCCCATGTGTCAGACTTCTCATCAGCTGTCGGACATGGTTGAGGACAAAGACCAGGACGGCAGGTTGGACTTCTTCTGCAGCAACAGATGTTCGGTGGTGTACAAGGCGCAGTTTCTCACCCAGTCAG CGAAGACCAGCTCATCATCTGAGGAGCGCAATATTAAGGATGTGACGCCAAAAGACGTGAAACCAAAGTTGGACTTT ATAAAACAGGAGCCGGTCGACGAGGGGTACAACCAGAATCTGCCTCCCGGCGTCGCCACAGAACACATCAAGGATGAGCCAAACGTGACAAAG GACTTGAAGACCGATCCTGTTTTCTTCCTGACGACAGACTCGCCTCCATCAGAAGACACCTCTCTCTGCCACGTGGATTTGAAACTGTCTTGCCTCAGCTGCAAGAAGACGCTGATGGACGGAGAGACCGTTTACCAAAGGAAGGACCATGCGGACATCTTCTGCTCCACCGCCTGCATCTTAACGTTTTACCAAATGAAACCAGTGAGGAAGACCTGCCAGTTCTGCCTCGA GGAGGTAAGGGAGTCGCAGGACGTCCTCCAGTTCCCGGTGGAGCCTGAGGGGACATTAAAGGACTTCTGCAGCCGGGCCTGTCTGTCCTCCTTCAACTACAAGAAAGTCGTGTCCACCAAAATACCCATCGTGCCTCTCGCATCACATTCCCAATGCAGCATGTGCGGCAGATACTGCATT agcAAACATGAGATCATAAAGCAGGGCCTGGTTCACAAGATCTGCAGCGACCCGTGTTTTTTCCGTTTCTGCAACATGAACAATCTGTCCCTCTGTCAGAACTGTCACTGCCGCTGCAACACACTGCTCACCCTCAAGATGAAGGAGGGCAGCAAAAAACTTTGCACTGCGGCGTGTGTGGCCCAAGTAAAAAAG ACAATCCGAACATTGCAGCCGTGTGTCATGTGCCAGTCTTCCTGTCCGGCATCAGACATGGTGGAAACCATAACCAGTGAAAACGTGGTGGAGCTCTTCTGCACCAACAGCTGTGTGATGGCAGCAAAGATCCAGGCTGCCAGTGTGTCAG GCGCTCCACTGAACTGTGATAACTGTGGGAGGAACACACTACCCGCCTGCCACCTCGCCATGCCAGACGCCACCATCAGAAACTTCTGCACTCTCGCCTGTGCCATGACCTTCAAG GAGACGCAGAAAGACACAAGtgctccctctcacctctcaggAGCCTCGGATCCAACCACCAGTGACTTCCTCAAACCACCAGAGAACCTGCTGTGTCCCCAGTGTCGACGCATCATAAGGACTTCACCCAAAGTTGTCCAGCAAAAG gGCAAAGTGACTTTCGTGTGCAGCCTGGCCTGTTCTCAAGAGTTCAAGAGGGTCACGAACATCACGACAACGTGTGAATACTGTAGAACTGAAGGTATCGCCAGAGACGCGAAGAGAATCGACAGCAAAGACTGCTTCTTCTGCAGTGATG gctGCAAGATTCTCTTTAGTCatgagctggagaggaagtgggGGAAACACTGTGACTCGTGTGCTTACTGCCGCTCCGGCTCCAGGACAGTGTTGACGGCAAATTacgcaggaaaaaaagaggaattcTGCTCTGAGGTCTGCATGTCAAAATACAACATGCTCTACTGCTGC TATGCCAAGTGCGACACCTGCAGTCATAAAGGGAAACTGCGAGAGAGCCTTTCCATGCTGGGGGAGGTCAAACACTTCTGTGACCTCAGATGTGTCCTTCACTTCTGCAACAAAAGGCTCCAGGTGGTCAACACAG attcctcctctcctgaGTCTGCAGGTGCAGCAGCGTCCTCGCCCATCATCACCAGCGTTATCTCCC TATCCAGCACTACACAACATG cTTCTTCCTCCCCTGAATCTTCACGTCAGGCAGAATCCTCCCCGGTCATCACCAGTGTTGTCTCACTTGCGAGTCATCTGGCTCGGCGGAACAAAACCTCCTCCAGCACTACACAACATG AATCTGTCCCTGAAATTCAAACGAAGGTCGTCGGACAT GCCAGTGTTCAAACCGCTCCCAGGGAACTGAAGAACAAGTCTGTGCTCTGCTCCCCGTTGGTCCACAACAAAGGAGTCTCTTGTACGACAGCGACTGTGGACGCAGAAGCACAAACAG ACAACTTCGTACCTCAGGTCATAGTGCTGCCTCTCCCAGTGCCGGCCTACGTTCCACTACCAATGAACATGTACAGCCAGTACACACCACAGCCTGTGGGTCTACCGGTACCG CTGCCAGTGCCCATCTTCCTCCCTGTGGCGCTGGACCGTCCTGATCCAGCGACGAAAGAGAGAGTCGAGCCTCCTGAGGCAGATCTCCACCTCAGGTCTGAGACGGGGACCCAGCAGGACGACCGGAGCGGGAGAGAGAACGGGCTGAGGGCTGAAGAGCTGACCACTGAAGACGAAAGACAAGAAACTCAGGACCTAAACG AACACACCAGTAGCTTCGACGATGATTTGGATAAAAACGATCTGGGTAGTTTCAACCTCCAGGAGCACTCGTTCACTGACGTCAGCCTTTGGTCGCCCGGTCAACCACacactccagctcctcctcccatcAGAGAGGAGCCCGCGAGCTCTGCACCTGCTCCTCCACCGTCACAGCAAACGCTCCTGAGCAAAGTCCACAACAAGAACGAG GGTCCTAAGTTGCCCCAGTTGTGTAAGGCCACCAAAGAGGAGACGTTTCAAAGAGACTTGTCTAAACTCATGTCGAGgaaacagcacaaacagaagAGTCAGTGTGGGATCGATGCCTGGAAGAGATGGATTCAGGGGAGGAAGTCACAAACCAACCTGGACCCTGTTTCTT TCAAGGAGAACGTTCTTCTCTGTTCTGCGGCTGAACTGAGCGACGGCCTCTGTTGCTTCGTCAATGAGGTGAAACAAGCGGATGGAGAGCCGCACCCCCCCGACAGTCTGTTCTACCTCTGCCTCAGCATTCAACAG TTTCTGTTTGAGAACGATCGCATGGAGAACATATTCAGTGACGTGATCTACAGCCAGTTCACCACCGAGTTCACCAAGATCCTCAAACGTCTCAAACCCTCGGTCACAGCCGCTG GTTACGTCCAGTCCTGCGTGGAGGAGGAGTTTCTTTGGGAATGTAAACAGTTGGGGGCGTACTCCCCCATCGTCCTCCTCAACACCctgctcttcttctgctgcaAGAACTTTGGCTTCACCACGGTGGAGCAGCACCGCCAGCTGTCCTTCACCCAGCTTACCTGCTGCACCAGAACCAACCTGAACCACACCCGGACCACTTCCCTGCGCTTCTACCCACCCATATCCACGACTGAAGCTCTGCCAG ACGGAGTTCCCGCTAAAAAACGTAAGAAAGATAATGTGGAGAATTTCCTGGAGATGATGGAGAACACGGAGAACCCGCTCCACTGCCCGGTCAGACTCTATGAGTTCTACCTCTCCAAGTG